A stretch of the Aspergillus puulaauensis MK2 DNA, chromosome 6, nearly complete sequence genome encodes the following:
- the RAD16 gene encoding DNA repair protein RAD16 (BUSCO:EOG09260NNR;~COG:L;~EggNog:ENOG410PHZD;~InterPro:IPR001841,IPR027417,IPR017907,IPR000330, IPR038718,IPR018957,IPR001650,IPR014001,IPR013083;~PFAM:PF00176,PF00097,PF00271,PF04851;~go_function: GO:0005524 - ATP binding [Evidence IEA];~go_function: GO:0046872 - metal ion binding [Evidence IEA]), whose translation MARRKLETTQGTAASSAPDAPPSSSSRRTSLRLAQTAQSTPKAKSLESQREIADSEDELLSSETSKPPGVAMLAKVEVAIPLKYPRRSASSSVAAEDTSADGITGYDTPATSVAVTPAESDIGRSKKRVSASARAQELRSSNMSLGAKRGVKRSAATETDNYFEPENADAALARNLQLQEYQQKIPKRRKASNSASPEIGGSEDDDSSLSEIDNDELYEEDLEKPAPPKKLRSSRRSNTRPVIQGSDDFMDDGFEGHLDDHTYQSDSDSNMSGSSSAGSEDEPLIVQRASRASNTRIRRLMSRRQLSTGLASALASGMSSRAYKERQKLEKQHPTITTMWNDLKNDPPISPEPAAQPVGISRTLKPFQLEGLNWMTRQEKTQYKGGLLGDEMGMGKTIQAVSLLMSDYPAGRPSIVVVPPVALMQWQSEIKEYTDGKLKVLVYHNTNSKVKGLSKKDLEKYDVIMISYSGLESIHRKEWKGWNRNDGIVKEDSVIHSIHYHRLILDEAHSIKQRTTSVARACFALNSNYKWCLSGTPVQNRIGEFFSLLRFLEVRPFACYFCKQCKCQELHWSQDAEKRCTKCRHSGFSHVSVFNQEILNPITERNDMESRKEALTKLRLITDRIMLRRVKRDYTASMELPPKRVILHNEFFGEIERDFSRSIMTNSSRQFDTYVSRGVMLNNYANIFGLIMQMRQVANHPDLILKKHAEGGQNILVCSICDEPAEEAIRSRCHHDFCRRCVKDYIQSFDTDSVVDCPRCHIPLSIDLEQPDMEQHEDHIKKNSIVNRIRMEDWTSSTKIEMLVYELYKLRSKKQTLKSIVFSQFTSMLQLVEWRLRRAGFNTVMLDGTMTPAQRQKSIDYFMNNVDVEVFLVSLKAGGVALNLTEASRVFIVDPWWNPAAEWQSADRCHRIGQRRPCVITRLCIEDSVESRIVMLQEKKANMINGTINKDQGEALERLTPEDMQFLFRGS comes from the exons ATGGCAAGGAGGAAGCTAGAAACAACGCAGGGGACTGCTGCTTCCAGTG CCCCAGATGCTCCgccttcgtcctcgtccaggcGCACCTCGCTCAGACTAGCTCAAACAGCACAATCCACCCCGAAAGCCAAGAGCCTCGAGAGCCAACGGGAGATTGCAGATAGTGAGGATGAGTTGTTATCTTCAGAGACCTCAAAACCTCCTGGTGTTGCTATGTTAGCAAAGGTTGAAGTCGCCATCCCATTGAAGTACCCTCGCCgttcagcctcttcctccgtTGCCGCCGAAGATACATCTGCAGACGGGATAACCGGATATGATACGCCAGCAACGAGTGTTGCTGTTACTCCCGCCGAGTCGGACATTGGGCGCTCGAAGAAGAGAGTTAGCGCTTCTGCGAGAGCGCAGGAATTGCGTTCAAGTAATATGTCCCTAGGTGCGAAAAGGGGAGTAAAGCGATCCGCAGCGACAGAGACAGACAATTATTTCGAACCCGAGAACGCAGATGCAGCACTGGCTAGAAATCTACAACTACAGGAATATCAACAGAAAATTCCAAAACGCCGAAAAGCTTCTAACAGTGCTTCCCCGGAAATTGGCGGATCTGAGGATGACGATAGTTCACTAAGTGAAATAGATAATGACGAATTAtacgaagaagatctggaaaAGCCAGCACCTCCAAAGAAGCTCAGGTCATCCCGTCGGTCAAACACCAGACCTGTGATTCAAGGTAGTGATGATTTTATGGATGATGGTTTTGAAGGGCATTTAGACGATCATACTTATCAAAGCGACTCTGACTCTAACATGAGCGGCTCATCTTCTGCTGGAAGTGAGGATGAGCCATTGATTGTGCAGAGGGCTTCGCGGGCCAGTAACACCAGGATTCGGAGATTAATGTCTCGAAGACAGCTGTCTACCGGTCTAGCAAGCGCGCTTGCCTCTGGGATGAGCTCTCGT GCTTATAAAGAGCGTCAGAAGCTCGAAAAGCAACACCCAACTATTACAACTATGTGGAATGATTTGAAGAACGATCCTCCCATTTCCCCCGAGCCAGCAGCACAGCCTGTGGGTATATCGAGGACACTCAAGCCGTTTCAGCTCGAGGGTTTAAATTGGATGACCCGGCAGGAAAAAACACAATACAAAGGCGGACTATTAGGTGACGAAATGGGCATGGGTAAAACCATACAAGCCGTTTCGCTTCTTATGTCGGATTATCCGGCAGGTAGGCCGTCGATCGTTGTGGTTCCACCGGTTGCTTTGATGCAGTGGCAATCAGAAATCAAG GAATATACAGATGGGAAGCTCAAAGTTCTCGTCTACCATAACACCAACTCCAAAGTAAAGGGCCTCTCAAAGAAGGACCTCGAAAAATACGATGTCATCATGATATCTT ATTCTGGCCTAGAATCAATTCATCGGAAAGAGTGGAAGGGCTGGAACCGCAACGATGGCATTGTTAAGGAAGATA GTGTCATTCATTCCATTCATTATCACAGACTCATTCTAGACGAAGCTCACAGTATCAag CAACGTACGACAAGTGTTGCTCGTGCCTGCTTCGCACTCAATTCTAACTACAAGTGGTGCCTTTCTGGTACACCCGTCCAAAATCGAATTGGGGAGTTTTTCTCTCTGCTGCGATTTCTAGAAGTCCGACCTTTTGCTTGCTATTTTTGTAAGCAATGCAAGTGTCAAGAACTTCACTGGTCACAGGATGCCGAGAAGCGATGCACGAAATGCCGACACAG TGGCTTTAGTCATGTATCAGTCTTCAACCAGGAGATACTCAACCCTA TCACCGAAAGAAATGACATGGAATCGCGGAAGGAAGCTCTGACGAAGCTACGGCTGATCACGGATAGGATCATGCTACGTCGAGTTAAACGAGACTACACGGCTTCGATGGAACTTCCACCAAAACG TGTGATTCTACATAATGAATTCTTCGGTGAGATCGAACGTGATTTCTCGAGGAGTATCATGACGAACTCTTCTAGACAATTCGACACATACGTGAGTCGTGGTGTGATGTTGAACAATTACGCTAATATTTTTGGACTTATCATGCAAATGCGACAAGTTGCAAACCATCCGGATCTTATTCTGAAGAAGCATGCCGAAGGTGGACAAAACATTCTTGTATGCAGTATCTGCGATGAACCCGCAGAGGAAGCGATTCGATCACGGTGCCATCACGACTTTTGTCGACGTTGTGTGAAGGACTATATTCAATCGTTTGACACGGATTCTGTCGTTGACTGTCCTCGGTGTCACATTCCGCTTTCGATCGACCTAGAGCAGCCTGACATGGAACAACATGAAGATCATATCAAAAAGAACTCGATCGTCAACAGAATTCGAATGGAGGATTGGACGTCGTCGACAAAGATCGAAATGCTCGTTTACGAACTTTACAAGTTGCGCAGCAAGAAGCAAACTCTCAAATCCATCGTTTTCTCCCAGTTCACCTCGATGTTACAATTAGTCGAATGGCGACTTCGCAGAGCAGGCTTCAACACAGTGATGCTTGATGGAACCATGACACCTGCGCAGCGCCAAAAGTCAATTGATTACTTCATGAATAACGTGGATGTTGAGGTCTTTCTCGTGTCTCTTAAGGCAGGTGGAGTAGCCTTGAACCTCACGGAGGCATCAAGGGTCTTCATCGTGGATCC GTGGTGGAACCCTGCAGCAGAATGGCAGAGCGCCGACCGATGTCATCGAATTGGCCAGCGCCGACCGTGCGTTATTACACGGTTATGCATTGAGGATTCGGTGGAGTCACGGATCGTCATGCttcaggagaagaaggcgaacaTGATTAATGGTACCATCAACAAGGACCAGGGGGAAGCGCTGGAAAGGCTCACCCCAGAGGATATGCAGTTCTTATTCCGGGGCTCATAG